In the Pongo abelii isolate AG06213 chromosome 18, NHGRI_mPonAbe1-v2.0_pri, whole genome shotgun sequence genome, CACGCGCTTAATCTAAACTGTCTTTAAACATTGCACCTTTATTTCAGGAGTGACAGTGAGGATTcacatttgggttatttcaagATGAGCTTCCTACTGCCCAAGCTGACTAGCAAAAAGGAAGTAGACCAGGCGATAAAAAGTACTGCTGAGAAGGTGTTGGTTCTCAGGTTTGGGAGAGATGAAGATCCTGTCTGTCTGCAGCTAGATGATATTGTAAGTGAATGTCTAAAATAAGTGGTTTTTATTAATAATCTGTATATTCTCACTTCAGCATCTGAATAGTACATGAGAGGGAGTAGTCAGGGTTGGGTATATAGCTGTTCATTTGTTAGTTCACTAAGAGCTGATTGTGTGCCTGCCCTGAGCCAAACCCCCAAATCTGTGTGTGCTGAATCTGTCTTGGATGTCCTTACCCACTAGCAGCTGTCAATGCTGTTTCACCAACAAGGTGATGGAAAAGCAGAAAACTATTAACAAGCATCTGTGAACACTATCTTTTCAGTGCTCGCAATAGTAGGATAATAGTAGCCCCATTTCccagtaggaaaaaaaatgccagagaggtcaagtaacttcCCACAGGTGCAGATCCACTATattgcagagctgggatttgaactcagtttTCTGTAGCTGCAAATAATCTTTTCTAGTGTGCTGCCTCCAGTATGTGCCTGATGCAGAGAAAGACCTAACCCAGAACTAAGACCTCTTACCGCCATTTCTACTGCTACCATCCGTGTAGGAGCGGAGCGTACAAATCCTCATTTCCGTGGTTACAATGAGGGTGTGATGTGTTAGCCTGGGGAAAAAAGGACCAGAGGATTCTACCTTCAGTCGTAGGGAGGAGGAAATACCACAGAGGTCAGTGATGTAGACACTGAAGCCACGCTGCcaaagttcaaatcccagccctacTGCTCAggagctgtgtgacttggggcaaATTACTTTACTttcctgtgcttcagtttccctatctataaaatgaggactcTAATAGCATATACCTTATAAGAAtgatgtaaggattaaatgagttaacaaatGTTAAGCACTTAGGACAGTTACCGCATAGTAATGTCATATAAGTGTCTGCTACTAATtatcatgatttttatttctggGAGGATTGGGAGGAAGGAGATGTTAGGGAATTTCAGTATCCACATTACATATTTCTaagttgtgttgttttaaatGAGCATGGGCTACTTTTATAAAAGcattcaaagaaagaaattaaagaaagaaatagattcaCACAGTTTTCCCCAAGGATTTGTATGCTCAGCTCTTAACACGGGATGGCAGCAGTAGAAATGGTGGATAGAGGTCTTAGTTCTTGAGTTAGGTCTCTCTCCACAATGAATAGACAGGAATACTCCCATGCTGTCACCCTCCTAAACTCACACAGTTTTCCCCAAGGTCCCCTCCTAACCTCACACAGTTTTCCCCAAGGTCCCTTCCTAACCTCACACAGTTTTTCCCCAAGATTCCCTTCTAAGCCCGTCTGCAGTGAATGAGACTCTGGAGGATGGGGTTATGCTTTGTCTAATGTGGGAGCCACATGGGCTAGACTGTTGGCCCAGGAGTTTTTTCAAACAAAACACTCTGTTGTAGTAATAAGTTTCACAGAAGAAACATTAGCTGCCTTTCATATTGTAACCTTTGTCTCTCTTGTCATTTGCAGCTTTCTAAGACCTCTTCTGACTTAAGTAAAATGGCTGCTATATACCTGGTAGATGTGGACCACACTCCAGTTTATACACAGTATTTTGACATCAGTTATATTCCGTCTACTGTCTTTTTCTTCAATGGGCAGCATATGAAAGTGGATTATGGGTAAGTGCAGTTGATCTGAAGTTAATTGCAACCTTGTAAGTTTCCTTTGGTAAGCAGTTTCAGTAGCTTGCCTATTTGCATGTGATATTAGCTCTGTGAGTCTTATATCAGTACTGTTTCCTCAATTGACGCACTCTCTAATTTGTTATGCAAAACCTTGCTACAAAATGAGAGTGCTTCAGGTATGAttgtcaaattttatttatttttttaatagtgcATACACATGGTTTGTCaaattttaatttccaacttAAGTATGAAGAAATACTACAGTTGGCAAAGCACTACCATCCACaagtgtataaaatataaaatagctatATTAGCtaaataaagaactcttaaaattttcTCAGGAATTTCATTTGAAACAAAACATGTAGTTTTTCTTAAGCTTTTGGACTGGTAAGTGGCATTTATAAAATAAGCATTCCTTCCAGCAAACTAAGATGTGCTTCTCTCTTGCAAAGTTTCCTGCTTTTCGCCATTGAGagaattttaaatcattcttcAACAAAGCCTGTCAAGAATAAGTAACATGATATCCTCTTTAAtgccttccactccatccaattacCATCTCAACGCTTAATATTGATGATTGGATACATCCATGATTCTGATCATTTCTTACTGTGGTTGATGTGTCCACTTATCTAGATCTGTGTAccctttttgtctttatttgaaagTATGTGAAATATTAATCTGTTTTAAAGtgttttaggctgggcatagtggctcacgcctgtaatcccagcgctttgggaggctgaggcaggcggatcatttgaagtcaggagttcaaaactagcatggccaacatagtgaaaccccatctctactaaaaatacaaaaattagccaggcatggccaggcacagtggctcacgtgtgtaatcccagcactttggaaagccaaggcaggcagatcacgaggtcagcagatcaagaccatcctggctaacacagtgaaaccctgtctctactaaaaatacaaaaaattagccgggcgtggtggcgggtgcctgtagtcctggctactctggaggctgaggcagaagaatggcgtgaacccaggaggcggagcttgcagtgagccgaaattgcgccactgcactccatcctgggcaacagagctgccgtctcaaaaaaaaaaattagccaggcatgatggtgggtgcctgtaatcccaactactcaggaggctgaggcaggagattcgcttgagcccgggaggtggaggttgcagtgagcagagatcacaccactatactccagcctggtgatggagcaaggctccatctcaaaacaacaacaacaacaacaacaacaacaaaacacaaagtaTTTTAAAGCTGTTTATTCTACTGGAACACATTTGATGTAAGTATTAATTTGGTACAATCTTTTAAGGGGGCCAGTTCAACATTATGTATCAAatactttaaagtttttaaactttttaacccAGTAATTACACTTCCAGGACTTTAATATGATGTTGTAGATGCACATTTAACAACTGAAAGAAATATATGTTAGCTAGAAAAAAAACATATTACTGAATAATTTGTATGacataattcccaatgttgggaaAAAAGAAGTATGTATccgcacatatatacacacacatacaattggAAGGATAGACACTGAAAAGTGACCTCTGGCCTCATCCATGATCTTAtttcttgctttaaaatttttacagtAACATACCTGGTGTTTGAGATACTTttctaaaaaaacaattttttaataccTACCACTTAAAAGTATAAGTGACTAGAACTTAAAGGCAATGCGTACTGAATGTGCTTTGCACAGTGCCcaggcaaaaacaacaacagcaaacgaAGAAACAATGCACACTCCAACACTTGGTGAATTCTACTTGGTGATTTGAGAAGtgataaaaatagattttgtgACTACAATAGATTTGAAGCTGAATCTTTTCACATGACAGAGCTTTCATGCTAGTGGCCCACAGCACTGGGTTGAGTCATttactaaatggaaaaaaatgattgAAAAATTAATGTTGGGCTTTATGTCTGAAGTCTCATtgacaagaagaaaataacaaagctgttgttcattttgtttatcctGAAAGTCTTCAATGAGTGATTATTCAAAGTTCTTAGAGCAGTTGTTTCTCTTCTATGCTGTCTAGATCTCCAGATCACACTAAGTTTGTGGGAAGCTTCAAAACCAAACAAGACTTCATAGATTTGATTGAAGTAATCTATCGAGGAGCAATGAGAGGGAAGCTTATTGTCCAAAGTCCTATTGATCCCAAGAATATTCCCAAATATGACCTTCTCTATCAAGACATTTAGTACATTAATTGCtgtcaaagatgaagaaaaaggcGCATCTTGACACAGTACCTGAATCCAGCTGTGCTGTGTTTCTGGAGTCCTTTGGAAACATGTGTCCCAGAGGAGAAGAGGTTTGACTTTCGTGTAGAAAACCCGGCCCCTGAGGAAAAGACCCCACTGGTTCTCCGATGACCTGGGATGCCTAACTGTCTACTCCCTGTGAGCCTCAGAGCAGCCAAGTCGTTGGTGTTCATTTTCCCCACAGTGATTTTTGTAACTTCTCtttctaatgtttttctttatccctttaaTACAGAACCCTCCCAAACATTGGCTAGTACAATTTGATTTCATCATGTTCATTTGATAC is a window encoding:
- the TXNL4B gene encoding thioredoxin-like protein 4B, whose translation is MSFLLPKLTSKKEVDQAIKSTAEKVLVLRFGRDEDPVCLQLDDILSKTSSDLSKMAAIYLVDVDHTPVYTQYFDISYIPSTVFFFNGQHMKVDYGSPDHTKFVGSFKTKQDFIDLIEVIYRGAMRGKLIVQSPIDPKNIPKYDLLYQDI